The Flavobacteriales bacterium genome contains the following window.
GGACGACGGCGACAGCGACTTCGACCGTTATGTGATCGTGCGCCGCACGGTCGCGTTCATCTTCCCGGTGGTGCTCATGGGCACCATGGTGGGGCTCACCCGTTTCGTGGCCATGAAGACCGACCCCGTGGCCCAGCGGCGCTATTTGTTCGGTGCATTGTCGTGGGTGGTGCCTTTGGGGTTGCTGCTGTTGTTGTTCAGCGCTTTGTTCCCAGGGCCGCTCTCTTGGGTGTGCTTCGGCAACTACTCAGAGGCCGGGTTGATCCTGCCGAGCGCGCTGATGACCGTGGGTATCGCACTGCACGGCGTCGCCTATGGTTTCCTCCGGGGTCGAGGGCACATTGTGCAGGCCAATGCGATCCAGTTCCTGGCGTTGGCCGGTGTGCCGTGCTTGGCGTTCGTGCTGTTCCGGGATCTCGAAGCCGTATTGTGGTTCACCGGGGCACTCTGGACAGCGGTGTCGCTCATGAGCTGTGTCCCGGCATTGCTCTCGGGGGGCTTGCGCGGTGATGGCAAGGAACGGGCGGAGATCATCCGTTACGGGCTTCCGCGTGTGCCCGGGGATATTGCGTTGGGTGCGCTGCTCACTGTTCCCGTGTACGTCGTGGTCCGCACGTTCGGGCAAGCACTGGGCGCGGAGTACGCCTTCGGATGCACGCTGCTGAACCTTGCCGCAGCAGCCTTCAGCCCGGTGGCCTTGTTGCTCCTTCCAGCGATCTCGTCGCGCCTTTCAAGCGCTCAGTTCGATGGCCTGGACCAGAAGTTGGGCCGCATGCTGGTGCTGATCACAGGAGCGTCCATTGGGCTTGTGCTCTTCTTTGAACTCCTCGCCACACCCATTCTCCGCATCTACTTGGGTGATGGTGGCGGAAAACTGGTGGCGGTCTCGCGGCTGGTGTTCTTCTCCGCGCTGCCTTTCGCGTTCTTCAATGGCATGCGCAGCCTGCTCGATGCCTACTACCAGACACCGCGGAACGGTGTGAACCTGATGACCTCGCTCTTGGTTCTCCTGGTCGGCAGTTTTCTTCACTTGGCCTTTCGTACACCTTGGTTCACCATGGGCATAGTGCTCTTCGCAGCCATGCTTTGGCTCGGGTACGCAACATGGCGCGATGTGCAGCACGTGCGCAGCGAGATAGCCCGCATCGGAATGCGCGGTGCGGATGAAGTGCATGTGCTCGTGGTGATCCCGGACACGGAGAGCGGCCAGGTCTACAGCAGTTCGAAAGACCAGGCGAAGGCGTTCGTCGACCTCGGCGCACAAGTGACCATGTTCCACCTCGAAAGCCGCACATCCCCGATGCACTTGGTGGGCAGTAGGCGGCGACTGAAGCGAATGGTCCGTGCGGCGCGGCCTGATGTTGTGCACGTGCACTACGGATCGGTGGCTGCCCTGTGGACGGTGCTCAGCAGTTCAGTCCCCGTGGTCGTCACCTTCATGGGCGATGACCTTGATCGCCGTGGTGTGAAGGGCTTCCTAAGGCGACCCTTGGGTGCTTTGTTCTCGCAGTTGGCGGCCTTCTTCGCAGCGGGCATTGTTTGTGTGAACGAAGATGTGAAGGATCGGTTGTGGTGGCGCGCGCAGGATGCGGCAGTGGTGCCTGTGGATGGCGCAGCACCGGCGCGTCGCACACTCGACCACCTTCGATCCGTTGCCTTTCATCGCACCAGTGCCGCATGAGGATCGTGCTCCTCTCCGCCGCGACTTCCGTGCATACCCAGCGCTGGGCGAACGCCTACGCGGCGCGGGGTCACGAAGTCCATTTGATCGGCCAGCATCCATCCTCAATAGGGTATCACGATGACGTAACAATGCATGATCTGCCGCATGCCGTTGGGCTGGGCTATCTGCTCAACGGCCCGCGCCTGGCGCGGCTGCTGCGCGAACTGAAGCCGGATGTCGTGAATGCGCACTACGCCACCGGTTACGGTACGCTCGCACGGTCGGTGCGAGGTGTGCCACTGGTGCTCAACGTTTGGGGCAGCGATGTCTTCGACTTTCCGGAGAAGAGCGTTCTGCACAAATGGTGGGTGCGTAGGAACCTGGTTGCTGCCACATGGGTGGTTTCGACGAGCGAGGCAATGGCGGACCGAACGCGCCAGCTGGTTCCCGGGCCGGGCCGGCTAACTGTCGTACCCTTCGGCGTTGATACACGGATCTACGCACCGTTCCTGCGGAAAGATGACGGGCCCACGCTGGTGATCGGAACGGTGAAAAGCCTGGCTCCGGTCTATGGCATCGATGTGCTCATCAAAGCGTTCGCACGGTTGGTGGAGCACTCGCCGGGTGCAGCTCTCCGACTTCGGATCGTTGGCGACGGACCTTCACGCCGGGAGCTTGAGGAACTTGCCGTGGATCAAGGGGTAGGTCGGTTGGTGGAGTTCACCGGTGCCGTTCCGCATTCCCAGGTCCTTGCGGAACTGCAGCGCATGGATGTGTTCTGTGCGCTGAGCAGACAGGAGAGTTTCGGCGTGGCCGTTATCGAAGCATCGGCTTGTGCATTGCCGGTGATAGTGAGCGATGCAGGCGGATTGCCCGAGGTGGTGAAAGATGGCGTGACCGGAATGGTGGTGCCGCGCAATGATCACGAGGCAGCGGCGAAAGCAATGGCCCAACTCGTGGCTTCTTCCGACCTGCGGCGACAGTGGGGGACGGCAGGGAGGGTCCACGTGCAGGCGAACTACGAATGGGCTCAAAGCGTGGACCGGATGGAATCCGTGCTTCGCGAAGCCATCAAGACTTACCGGCGAGCATGAAGGTCCTATTCCTCACACAGTACTTCCCCCCGGAAGTCGGCGCGCCGCAGAACCGGCTCTTCGCATCGGCGTGCGCGTTGCGCAAGTCAGGGGCTGAAGTGACCGTTCTCACGGCCATGCCCAACTACCCGGAGATGCGTGTGCACGATGGGTACCGGGGCAAATGGAAGATGGAGGAGGAGCGGGACGGTCTGCGCGTGATCCGCGCGTGGATCCATGTGCCTTCCGGCCGTAGCGTCATGGCCCGTTTGCTGAATTACTTCTCGTTCGTCTTTTCATCCCTCCTCGTTGGCCTCTTCAACCTGAAGCGTAGCGATGTGCTGCTCGTGGAATCACCGCCGCTCTTTTTGGGCATCACGGCCATGCTGTTGGCGCGGGCAAAAGGGGCGAAGCTCGTCTTCAACGTGAGCGATCTATGGCCCGAAAGCGCGGTCCAGCTCGGTCTTGTCACCAACAGGACGATGATCCGCTTGAGCACGTGGCTGGAAATGAAGTGCTACCGGTCCAGTGCGCTCATCACCGGCCAAACACAAGGCATCGTTTCGGATATCCAACGGCGGTGCCCCGGCAAGCGCGTGGTGTGGATACCGAACGGTGTGGACTTCGCGGCAATGGAGTCGTACTCGCGGGCACCTCTGGACCGGTCGCGGTTGGATGCGCTTGGCATCCGCCCAGGTGATCTCGTGTTCGCCTACGCGGGGATCATCGGGCACGCACAAGGCCTTGAGGTCATAGTGCGCGCTGCTGAGATCCTTCGCCTTGACCGCGCGCACTTTCTCCTCATCGGCGCTGGTCCGGAACTTCGCAAGTTGAAGGACATGGCAGCTTCAATGGGCGCAGGCAATGTGCACTTCATTGACAAGATGCCGCGGCCCGAACTGATCGGTCTGCTGCGCTGCACGAGCGGTGTGGTGGTGCCGCTCCGCAAGAACGACTTGTTCAAGGGCGCCATCCCCAGCAAGATCTTCGAGGCGCTGGCGTTGGGCAAGCCTTTGTTGTTGGGTGTTGAAGGAGAAGCCAAGCAGTTGTTCATTGATGATGGTGGTGCTGGTTTGGCCTTCGTTCCGGAGGATGCAGAAAACCTGGCCATGCAAGTGCGCCGCTACGCTGTGGAGCCTCACTTGTTGGAACAGCACGGCAGCAGCGGATCGCGGTATGCCCGGGCCCGCTTCGACCGTGAGGTCATCAGCGCACGGCTCTGGGAAGAATTGAAGGCCATCGCACGGCAATGAACGAACGCATCACATCCGAGTGGGCAAGGCTGCGCGCCGTGTGGGGATCCGGTCCGCTGTTCTTGCTTATCGGCACCATGGTGCTCATGCCGTTGGTGCCATCGGCCGCTGTGCTCTGCGCCTACGCCGGTTTTTTCTGGCTGGCAGCGAAGAACAAGTTCGGTTGGTTTCTTCCGACGCTCTGGCGAACGCCGTACCCGTACCTGATGGTGTTCGGGCTGCTCCACATCATTGGCCTTGCATGGACGAGCAACTTGGGTTTTGGTCTTTTTGACCTTCAGATCAAGTTGCCGCTGCTGGTACTGCCGCTGCTTGCAGGCTTCTGCGGAGCGCATGTTCGCACCGGGCGCGACCTGCTGGCGTTCGTGTTCAGCTTATCGGGCGCGCTCATGGTGCTGGTGTGTACTGTTGCTTCGGTCTGGCGCATCGCGACCGGTTCCGATCTGTCGCCGGCACAAGAGGTCTTCAGCTCGTACTGGTCGCTGCTGTTGCACCCGAGCTATTTCGCGCTCTATCTCTCGCTGGCCATTGCCGCGTGGTGCCTGCTGCCGATACACACTTGGGTGCCTCGCTCGTGGTCGGTTGGTGTGCTGGCCTTGCTGAACTTGGGTGTGGTGTTGAGCGCGAGCAAGATCGGCTGGCTGCTCCTTACACCCTTGCTGGTGACCTTGGTCGTTCTCGTTCGACGCAATGCCTTCGTGCGCCGAACGCTTTTGGGAATGATGGCCTTCGCGGCCGCTGGTGTTGCGGTACTCGTCATGGCGTCACCATACGCACGCGATCGTGTGCAGGAGATGTTCCGTGCTTCCTCCGAACAAAAGCATGACCCGAACGCCACTACCAGCAGTGCCGTGCGCTGGCTCACTTGGGGCACGGCATGGGAGCTCTTCAAGGTACAACCGTGGTCGGGCACGGGTACTGGCGACATCAAGGATGAACTGGTGGCCGTGTACAACGCCAAGGGGTACACCGGTGCAGCAGAGCGGCGCTTGAACGCGCACAACCAATACCTGCAATCGGCGGCTTGCCTGGGTGTTCTTGCGCTTGCTGCGCTCTTGGCCATGGTGCTGGTGCCCTTGGCCGCGGGCCGTGCGCGCGATCCGCTGTTCACCCTGTTCGTGCTGCTCGTTGCGCTCAATTGGCTTGTCGAAAGCATGCTCGAGGTCCAAGCGGGTGCTGTGTTCTTCGCTGTGTTCGCGGTACTCCTCCTGTGGAAGGACGAAGCCCCTCATCTTCGCGCGTCATGATCCCTTTCAGCCCGCCCCGCATCGATGAGCGCACCATTGCGGAAGTCGCGGAGGCCTTGCGTTCGGGCTGGATCACCACCGGGCCGCGCACCAAGGAGTTCGAACGGCGCTTGGCGGCATACAGCGGTGTGGACCATGTGATCGCGCTGAACAGTTGGACCAACGCGGCGGAGCTCGTGTTGCGCTGGTTCGGGATCGGCCCCGGCGACGAGGTGATCGTGCCGGCCTACACCTACTGCGCTACCGCGAACATCGTGGTGCACGTCGGTGCCACACCGGTGATGGTGGACGTGCTCGATGACTTCACCATCGATCCCGACGGCGTTCGCCGTGCGCTGACCCCGCTGACCAAATGCATCATTCCGGTCGACATAGGAGGATTGCCCGCACAGGTGGGTGAAATGATGCGCATTGCTGAAGAGGCCGGACAGGCCTTCGTGGCGAACGGGCCCGTGCAGAGCATGCTCGGCCGTCCTCTTGTGCTGAGCGACGCCGCGCACTCCTTCGGGGCGGCCATTTGTGGCAAGAAGCTTGGCACGCAAGCCGACATCACCGGTTTCAGCTTCCATGCCGTGAAGAACCTGACCACGGCCGAAGGCGGAGCGCTCGCGCTCAACCTGCCTGCTCCGTTGGACAATGCCGCGCTCTACAAGCAGCTGAACACCATGAGCCTGCACGGCCAGAACAAGGACGCTCTGGCCAAGACTACGGCTGGCGGGTGGCGTTATGACGTCGAGGAGCCGGGCTGGAAATGCAACATGACCGACCTGCAAGCGGCAATCGGGCTGGTGGAATTGGAGCGCTACGACAACGAGACACTACCACGCCGCAGGGCCATTTGCGCGCGTTACGAACAAGCGTTCGCTTCCGATGGGCGTTTCATTGTCCCGCTGCTGAGCGACGGTGCCCGTACCGGCAGCTATCACCTGTACATGCTGCGGGTGGCCCAAGCCACGGAGGCGCAGCGCGATGCCATCATCGCAGCCATTGGCCGCCGCCAAGTGAGCGTGAACGTGCATTTCATACCAATGCCCATGCTCACGGCCTACCGGAAGCGCGGTTATCGCATCGAGGACTTTCCGCGGGCGTACCTGCATTACAGCCGGGAGATCAGCTTGCCGGTCTATTTCGACCTCACGGACGCCCAGGTGGACATGGTGATCGCTGCGGTGAAGGACAGCGTTGCCGAAGTCATGGCTTGACGAATGCCGCGCCCCCTCACGATCGCTTACGTCACTACCGACGACGCCAACGACAAGCGGTCCTGGTCGGGCATCCACTACCACTTGGCCGAAGAACTGCGGAAGCAGGGGCATCGCCTGGTGCTCATCGGTCCGTTGCAGCCACAACCGTTGCTGTTCGTGCTGCGCGCTTTCAACCAGATCACCTTGCGGTTGTTCGGCAAGCGCTTCCACTACCGCGATTCACCGATCCTTTCCCGGGCTTACGCGGGGATCATCGCCAAGCGCTTGCGGGCGGCCAACGCGGACGTCGTTCTCGCTCCGGCGGGGTTGGCGGCCATCGCGAAGCTGAAGACCGATGTGCCCATCATCCACTTCAACGACCGGAGCATCGCAGGCGCCGTGGGTTATCACAGCATCCTCAAGGACCCGTTCGCATGGTCGCTGCGCCAAAGCCTGGAACTTGAGCGCGAAGCCCTCCGCAACGCAGCATTGACCGTGTTCACCTCGGATTGGGCGGCCGATGGTGCACGGAAGTCGGAACCTTCATCAGCGTCCCGTATCCGCGTGATCCCCATGGGCGCCAACCTGGGACAGGTCCCGGCCCCGGAGCAGCGGGTCTTCCCACCGGAGGTGCTCAAGTTGCTCATGATCGGCGTGCAATGGGAGAACAAGGGGGGACCGCTTGCACTGGAGGTGCTGCGGGAATTGGCACGCCGGGGGATCAATGCGCAGTTGATCGTGTGCGGTTGCGATGTGCCGAAGGAGGTCACCGACAAGAACGTCGTCCGCGAGGGTTTCCTCAGCAAGAGCGATCCTCGGCAGCGGGCGCGCTTGGAGGAGCACCTGCGCGCCGCCGATCTGTTCATTCTTCCGACGCGCTTCGAGGCATACGGCATTGCCTTCTGCGAAGCTGCGGCATATGGCGTTCCGGCCCTCGGCTCGCGCACCGGTGGTGTGCCCACGATCGTGCTTGAAGGAGAAACCGGCTTCCTATTCAACTTGGATGAAGGTGCCCGGGCCTATGCCGACCGCATCGAACAACTGGTGCGCGATCCAGCGACTTGGCAACGTATGCGCACCACGGCGCGCAAGCGCTACGAAGAGCATTTCACCTGGGAGGCCTTCGTTCAGCGGTTGATGGCTGAGGTGGAGGCCGCTGGGCTTGTGAGGAGTTCGCGGTAGTGTCGATGGAATGCACCGGGTTCGAACACGACCTTCGCACGCGCGAACGCAGCTTGTCGCATGGCCCACAGCCTTTCTGGGTCAGCCTGCATGGTGAGCAGGAAGTCCGTCATTTCGTTTACCACGATCGAAGGGTCCGTGGAAGAGATGATGCAGCAGTATCCGCTATCCAGACGGTTGGGCACATCGCCAACAGGGGTGCTCACGATCGCAAGGCCGTGCGCCATCGCCTCCATGATCACCATTGGGAATCCTTCACGGTCGCTCGTGAGCACAAGGATGTCATGCGAACTGTACAGCGCGGAAAGCACGCTGGGATCACTGACCGGCCCGGTGGAACGGATGCCAGCTGAGTTGCTGCGTGCGTTGATCCCAACAGTGGTGAACCGGAACCCATCCGGTGCTGCTGCATGCAGTTGCTCACAGATCCGCAAGAAAAGCTCCGGTCGTTTCTCGCTCGAGTCGCGGCCAACGAACAGCACGCCGACCCGGCCCTTGCGCAGAAGGGGTTCAACGAAACGGTCCACGGCGTTGGAGATGAAGCCGAGCTTGCCTTGTTCCTCCGGGGAAATGCCGTTCGCAGACAGGAAACGCCTGTATTCGCCCAAGGCGTGCCTGCTAACGAACAACATGGCGTGGAGCCTTGGGAAGAGGTGAAGCCAGGCTTTGTGTTGGGCGTTGCCGCTGGGTTGGAAAAGAAAGGCGTGTTGCAGGTATGTACACTTCACCCGCGCGTGCAGTGC
Protein-coding sequences here:
- a CDS encoding glycosyltransferase — translated: MIERLSSVLRSRQGRDTVLTFLTEGLSMLGMVLVFRLAKDDGDSDFDRYVIVRRTVAFIFPVVLMGTMVGLTRFVAMKTDPVAQRRYLFGALSWVVPLGLLLLLFSALFPGPLSWVCFGNYSEAGLILPSALMTVGIALHGVAYGFLRGRGHIVQANAIQFLALAGVPCLAFVLFRDLEAVLWFTGALWTAVSLMSCVPALLSGGLRGDGKERAEIIRYGLPRVPGDIALGALLTVPVYVVVRTFGQALGAEYAFGCTLLNLAAAAFSPVALLLLPAISSRLSSAQFDGLDQKLGRMLVLITGASIGLVLFFELLATPILRIYLGDGGGKLVAVSRLVFFSALPFAFFNGMRSLLDAYYQTPRNGVNLMTSLLVLLVGSFLHLAFRTPWFTMGIVLFAAMLWLGYATWRDVQHVRSEIARIGMRGADEVHVLVVIPDTESGQVYSSSKDQAKAFVDLGAQVTMFHLESRTSPMHLVGSRRRLKRMVRAARPDVVHVHYGSVAALWTVLSSSVPVVVTFMGDDLDRRGVKGFLRRPLGALFSQLAAFFAAGIVCVNEDVKDRLWWRAQDAAVVPVDGAAPARRTLDHLRSVAFHRTSAA
- a CDS encoding glycosyltransferase: MRIVLLSAATSVHTQRWANAYAARGHEVHLIGQHPSSIGYHDDVTMHDLPHAVGLGYLLNGPRLARLLRELKPDVVNAHYATGYGTLARSVRGVPLVLNVWGSDVFDFPEKSVLHKWWVRRNLVAATWVVSTSEAMADRTRQLVPGPGRLTVVPFGVDTRIYAPFLRKDDGPTLVIGTVKSLAPVYGIDVLIKAFARLVEHSPGAALRLRIVGDGPSRRELEELAVDQGVGRLVEFTGAVPHSQVLAELQRMDVFCALSRQESFGVAVIEASACALPVIVSDAGGLPEVVKDGVTGMVVPRNDHEAAAKAMAQLVASSDLRRQWGTAGRVHVQANYEWAQSVDRMESVLREAIKTYRRA
- a CDS encoding glycosyltransferase family 4 protein; amino-acid sequence: MKVLFLTQYFPPEVGAPQNRLFASACALRKSGAEVTVLTAMPNYPEMRVHDGYRGKWKMEEERDGLRVIRAWIHVPSGRSVMARLLNYFSFVFSSLLVGLFNLKRSDVLLVESPPLFLGITAMLLARAKGAKLVFNVSDLWPESAVQLGLVTNRTMIRLSTWLEMKCYRSSALITGQTQGIVSDIQRRCPGKRVVWIPNGVDFAAMESYSRAPLDRSRLDALGIRPGDLVFAYAGIIGHAQGLEVIVRAAEILRLDRAHFLLIGAGPELRKLKDMAASMGAGNVHFIDKMPRPELIGLLRCTSGVVVPLRKNDLFKGAIPSKIFEALALGKPLLLGVEGEAKQLFIDDGGAGLAFVPEDAENLAMQVRRYAVEPHLLEQHGSSGSRYARARFDREVISARLWEELKAIARQ
- a CDS encoding O-antigen ligase family protein, with product MNERITSEWARLRAVWGSGPLFLLIGTMVLMPLVPSAAVLCAYAGFFWLAAKNKFGWFLPTLWRTPYPYLMVFGLLHIIGLAWTSNLGFGLFDLQIKLPLLVLPLLAGFCGAHVRTGRDLLAFVFSLSGALMVLVCTVASVWRIATGSDLSPAQEVFSSYWSLLLHPSYFALYLSLAIAAWCLLPIHTWVPRSWSVGVLALLNLGVVLSASKIGWLLLTPLLVTLVVLVRRNAFVRRTLLGMMAFAAAGVAVLVMASPYARDRVQEMFRASSEQKHDPNATTSSAVRWLTWGTAWELFKVQPWSGTGTGDIKDELVAVYNAKGYTGAAERRLNAHNQYLQSAACLGVLALAALLAMVLVPLAAGRARDPLFTLFVLLVALNWLVESMLEVQAGAVFFAVFAVLLLWKDEAPHLRAS
- a CDS encoding DegT/DnrJ/EryC1/StrS family aminotransferase, which encodes MIPFSPPRIDERTIAEVAEALRSGWITTGPRTKEFERRLAAYSGVDHVIALNSWTNAAELVLRWFGIGPGDEVIVPAYTYCATANIVVHVGATPVMVDVLDDFTIDPDGVRRALTPLTKCIIPVDIGGLPAQVGEMMRIAEEAGQAFVANGPVQSMLGRPLVLSDAAHSFGAAICGKKLGTQADITGFSFHAVKNLTTAEGGALALNLPAPLDNAALYKQLNTMSLHGQNKDALAKTTAGGWRYDVEEPGWKCNMTDLQAAIGLVELERYDNETLPRRRAICARYEQAFASDGRFIVPLLSDGARTGSYHLYMLRVAQATEAQRDAIIAAIGRRQVSVNVHFIPMPMLTAYRKRGYRIEDFPRAYLHYSREISLPVYFDLTDAQVDMVIAAVKDSVAEVMA
- a CDS encoding glycosyltransferase family 4 protein, encoding MPRPLTIAYVTTDDANDKRSWSGIHYHLAEELRKQGHRLVLIGPLQPQPLLFVLRAFNQITLRLFGKRFHYRDSPILSRAYAGIIAKRLRAANADVVLAPAGLAAIAKLKTDVPIIHFNDRSIAGAVGYHSILKDPFAWSLRQSLELEREALRNAALTVFTSDWAADGARKSEPSSASRIRVIPMGANLGQVPAPEQRVFPPEVLKLLMIGVQWENKGGPLALEVLRELARRGINAQLIVCGCDVPKEVTDKNVVREGFLSKSDPRQRARLEEHLRAADLFILPTRFEAYGIAFCEAAAYGVPALGSRTGGVPTIVLEGETGFLFNLDEGARAYADRIEQLVRDPATWQRMRTTARKRYEEHFTWEAFVQRLMAEVEAAGLVRSSR
- a CDS encoding glycosyltransferase family 4 protein — encoded protein: MSNRVSASLPARLLRGVYRVLTYSPLATWREQRTLVRTLRDWSGEHLFLFPYFGIGGAERVHADIVATVKDKAPLVIIHGFSGSDANRSAFERSAITIELPHLLNHPITRGWARTRIAAVLNERDNAVLFASLSSTFFDLLPALHARVKCTYLQHAFLFQPSGNAQHKAWLHLFPRLHAMLFVSRHALGEYRRFLSANGISPEEQGKLGFISNAVDRFVEPLLRKGRVGVLFVGRDSSEKRPELFLRICEQLHAAAPDGFRFTTVGINARSNSAGIRSTGPVSDPSVLSALYSSHDILVLTSDREGFPMVIMEAMAHGLAIVSTPVGDVPNRLDSGYCCIISSTDPSIVVNEMTDFLLTMQADPERLWAMRQAAFARAKVVFEPGAFHRHYRELLTSPAASTSAINR